From Luteolibacter yonseiensis, one genomic window encodes:
- a CDS encoding carboxypeptidase-like regulatory domain-containing protein — MAEFKKSHLYKIGAGALLVILLVRYCRTDDKPGSHESRLPAGRSPSHAVAMGNGPVQSLLDAFSTPIELYGIVTDQHGAPVPGAKIELTPVSSPLADGSSSETKVTLVTDADGKFSVTGLNGVSMGVKASKEGYLRIPPLSGPASSSMVEYADGAAPGKRYSNPATPLALVLHDIGTPEPMSYTKETRWKLPIDGTPRRISLDSENGEGPHAIEFRFKSDCLTLPDGGYGMRFDWSLDAAIPGGGFLWSGDSIMFEAPEQGYKETIHLEARASQPQDKWKRIKSGRYFVKFPDGSYGRLVLEVDGDTQVGESAITMTSWLNQKPGSRNLASLKGTSFGYQETDPEKE, encoded by the coding sequence ATGGCGGAATTCAAGAAATCCCACCTCTACAAGATCGGAGCAGGAGCGCTGCTTGTCATCCTGCTCGTCCGCTACTGCCGGACCGACGACAAACCCGGATCTCACGAAAGCCGGCTTCCCGCCGGCCGCTCTCCCAGCCACGCGGTCGCGATGGGAAACGGTCCGGTCCAGTCCCTGCTGGACGCCTTCAGCACCCCTATCGAACTCTACGGAATCGTCACGGACCAACACGGCGCTCCCGTGCCGGGAGCGAAGATCGAACTGACTCCCGTCAGCAGTCCGCTGGCGGACGGATCCTCGTCGGAAACCAAGGTCACCCTGGTGACCGATGCCGACGGAAAATTCTCCGTCACGGGATTGAACGGCGTCTCCATGGGAGTGAAGGCCAGCAAGGAAGGCTACCTGCGGATTCCACCCCTCTCGGGACCCGCCTCCTCATCCATGGTGGAGTATGCGGACGGCGCCGCCCCCGGAAAACGCTACAGTAATCCCGCCACCCCGCTCGCCCTCGTCCTTCATGACATCGGCACGCCCGAGCCCATGTCCTATACCAAGGAAACCCGCTGGAAGCTTCCCATCGACGGCACACCACGCAGGATCTCCCTCGACTCGGAAAACGGCGAGGGTCCCCACGCCATCGAATTCCGCTTCAAGAGCGACTGCCTCACCCTTCCCGACGGAGGCTATGGAATGCGCTTCGACTGGAGCCTGGACGCCGCCATCCCCGGCGGAGGCTTCCTCTGGAGCGGAGACTCCATCATGTTCGAAGCCCCCGAACAGGGATACAAGGAAACCATCCACCTCGAGGCACGCGCCAGCCAGCCCCAGGATAAATGGAAAAGAATCAAATCCGGCCGCTACTTCGTCAAATTCCCGGACGGCAGCTACGGACGCCTGGTCCTCGAGGTCGACGGAGACACCCAGGTCGGGGAATCCGCCATCACCATGACCTCATGGCTCAACCAGAAACCCGGCTCCCGCAACCTCGCATCCCTCAAAGGCACCAGCTTCGGCTACCAGGAAACCGACCCCGAAAAAGAATGA